A single region of the Streptomyces sp. NBC_01381 genome encodes:
- a CDS encoding TetR/AcrR family transcriptional regulator produces MATKTDGEGTGRLAKLDGRVERGNQTRRLVLRRTVDIASVEGLDALSVGRIATELKLSKSGVFALFGSKEELQLATVRAAGRIFLDAVVEPARQSPPGLGRVGRLCACWLDYSRQRIFPGGCFFYGVIAEFDAREGAVHDALVRADRDWTDQVERCIAEARDTGELRPDLDVPQLAFELIAFMETANAHSVLHDEPDAYRRAGVAITTRLRAAATDPARVLQLP; encoded by the coding sequence ATGGCGACAAAGACCGACGGCGAAGGCACCGGCAGGCTCGCCAAGCTCGACGGCCGTGTCGAGCGCGGCAATCAGACCCGGCGGCTCGTCCTGCGCCGCACGGTCGACATCGCGTCGGTCGAGGGTCTGGACGCGCTGTCGGTGGGCCGTATCGCCACCGAGCTGAAGCTCAGCAAGAGCGGGGTGTTCGCGCTCTTCGGCTCCAAGGAGGAGCTGCAGCTCGCGACGGTCCGCGCGGCGGGCCGCATCTTCCTGGACGCGGTGGTGGAGCCGGCCCGGCAGTCCCCGCCGGGCCTCGGCCGGGTGGGCCGCCTTTGCGCGTGCTGGCTGGACTACTCGCGGCAGCGGATCTTCCCCGGCGGCTGCTTCTTCTACGGGGTGATCGCCGAGTTCGACGCCCGCGAGGGGGCCGTGCACGACGCGCTGGTCCGCGCCGACCGCGACTGGACCGACCAGGTCGAGCGCTGCATCGCCGAGGCCCGCGACACGGGCGAACTGCGCCCGGACCTCGACGTCCCGCAGCTCGCCTTCGAGCTCATCGCCTTCATGGAGACGGCGAACGCGCACTCGGTCCTGCACGACGAACCGGATGCCTATCGCAGGGCGGGCGTCGCCATCACGACCCGTCTGCGCGCGGCGGCGACGGATCCGGCGCGGGTTCTTCAACTCCCCTGA
- a CDS encoding aminoacyl-tRNA hydrolase, whose protein sequence is MEQVSRDEAPQFVLPLVARIEKAEPPHRTDALETAARAVLVMLSDERSLGDGQWAQAMRDWQDARIRKVVRRARGAEWRRAEALPGITVTGKSAEVRVFPPVPLDGWPKELAKLQVSGTDLDDPEPLPPADATAPILWMSPDVDMSAGKAMAQAGHGAQLAWWELSDEERAAWRDAGFPLSVRTPDAALWRELVASGLPVVRDAGFTEIAPGSCTVTADHPALR, encoded by the coding sequence GTGGAGCAGGTCTCGCGCGACGAGGCACCGCAGTTCGTGCTGCCGCTGGTGGCGCGGATCGAGAAGGCCGAGCCGCCGCACCGTACGGACGCCCTGGAGACGGCGGCCCGCGCGGTCCTGGTGATGCTCAGCGACGAGCGGTCCCTCGGTGACGGCCAGTGGGCGCAGGCCATGCGGGACTGGCAGGACGCCCGCATCCGCAAGGTGGTCCGGCGAGCCCGCGGCGCCGAGTGGCGCAGGGCCGAGGCGCTGCCCGGCATCACGGTCACGGGCAAGTCGGCGGAGGTCCGCGTCTTCCCGCCGGTCCCGCTGGACGGCTGGCCCAAGGAGTTGGCGAAGCTCCAGGTGTCGGGCACGGACCTGGACGACCCGGAGCCGCTGCCCCCGGCGGACGCGACCGCGCCCATCCTGTGGATGAGCCCCGATGTCGACATGTCGGCCGGCAAGGCGATGGCCCAGGCGGGCCATGGCGCCCAGCTGGCCTGGTGGGAGCTGTCGGACGAGGAGCGCGCGGCCTGGCGGGACGCCGGTTTCCCGCTCTCCGTCCGCACCCCGGACGCCGCGCTCTGGCGCGAACTCGTGGCGAGCGGCCTGCCGGTGGTGCGGGACGCGGGGTTCACGGAGATCGCGCCGGGCTCCTGCACGGTGACCGCCGACCACCCCGCCCTGCGCTGA